In Candidatus Desulfofervidus auxilii, one genomic interval encodes:
- a CDS encoding IS3 family transposase, which produces MKELVKGGFTIKDACFSLGISRSRYYDVLSKKSEQKGEGKQINKTKGGKFDQTNRMLVQRIKAIKGEHPFWGYRRVRAWLRYSREGIKVNQKRIYKLMKENGLLVERKIYKAKRRPTRSKPKKEEVIWLHEFTSLTEAKEVIRDWIAKYNREYVHSALGYLSPLEFEQKFYQNYCQGGCLMTSTLKWAKICPPWRGSLQNHD; this is translated from the coding sequence GTGAAGGAACTAGTAAAAGGAGGCTTTACGATCAAAGACGCCTGTTTTAGTTTAGGAATTAGTCGGAGCAGATACTATGATGTGTTATCTAAAAAGTCAGAGCAAAAAGGAGAAGGTAAGCAGATTAATAAAACCAAAGGGGGTAAATTTGATCAGACTAACAGGATGCTTGTTCAAAGGATTAAGGCCATAAAAGGAGAACATCCCTTTTGGGGCTATAGACGTGTTAGGGCCTGGTTAAGGTATAGTAGGGAAGGTATTAAAGTAAATCAGAAGCGGATTTATAAGTTAATGAAAGAAAACGGACTTTTAGTAGAGCGCAAGATATACAAGGCCAAGAGAAGGCCTACAAGAAGTAAGCCCAAGAAGGAAGAAGTTATTTGGCTGCATGAGTTTACAAGCTTAACAGAAGCAAAAGAAGTAATAAGAGATTGGATTGCAAAGTATAACCGTGAATATGTGCATTCGGCTTTGGGTTATTTAAGCCCACTTGAATTTGAGCAGAAGTTTTATCAAAATTATTGTCAGGGAGGCTGCTTAATGACATCTACCTTAAAATGGGCTAAAATATGTCCACCTTGGAGGGGGTCATTACAAAATCATGATTAG
- a CDS encoding Mth938-like domain-containing protein — MIEDYRFGNIRIDGKNYTSDVKIINEEVKPNWWRKEGHNLFPEDIKDILEAKPEILVVGTGAYGVMKISSQVRKLLEQEKIELIEAKTEKAAQIYNELLQSGKKVAFAAHLTC; from the coding sequence ATGATAGAGGATTACAGATTTGGAAATATAAGGATTGATGGAAAGAATTATACTAGTGATGTCAAAATAATAAATGAAGAGGTAAAACCAAATTGGTGGAGAAAAGAAGGACATAATTTATTTCCTGAAGATATTAAAGACATCTTGGAGGCCAAACCAGAGATTTTGGTAGTAGGCACAGGTGCCTATGGAGTAATGAAGATAAGTTCTCAAGTAAGAAAATTATTGGAGCAGGAAAAAATAGAACTCATTGAGGCCAAAACAGAAAAGGCGGCTCAAATCTATAATGAACTCCTTCAAAGTGGTAAAAAAGTGGCTTTTGCTGCTCATTTGACTTGTTAA
- a CDS encoding pyridoxal phosphate-dependent aminotransferase — protein sequence MLAERIKTIPPSPTLTINAKAKTMRASGIDVFSLAAGELDFDTPQYIKEAAIQAVKDGFTKYTPVDGILELKEAVCKFIETEYKLNYSPQETIICCGGKHALYNLFQVILNPGDEVIIPAPYWVSYPPMVMLAGGKPIIVDTEEKDGFKLRPEVLKKHLGPWTKAIILNSPSNPTGSVYTKKELEALAEILVDKPIWIISDDVYHKILLKENIKWTSIATLSPELKKKTLIVNAVSKTYSMTGWRIGFLIGPQDIIKATTRLQSQSTSNPSSIAQKAALAALNGPQEFILQWIKALKERVKYLSSFLKTIPGVTCFEPEAAFYAFPNFSSYFSPKIPNSLKLAEYLLEEAKVAVVPGIAFGKEGFIRLSFATSLEVIEESLNRIKTAMEKLR from the coding sequence ATGCTAGCAGAAAGAATTAAAACCATTCCCCCTTCGCCCACATTGACTATAAATGCAAAGGCTAAGACTATGAGGGCATCAGGTATAGATGTATTCTCCTTAGCTGCCGGTGAGCTTGATTTTGATACCCCTCAATATATCAAAGAAGCTGCTATCCAAGCGGTAAAAGATGGCTTTACCAAATACACCCCAGTAGATGGTATCTTAGAATTAAAAGAGGCAGTTTGCAAATTTATAGAAACCGAATATAAATTAAATTATTCTCCACAAGAAACAATTATTTGTTGTGGAGGTAAACACGCCCTTTATAATCTGTTTCAAGTAATCTTAAATCCAGGTGATGAAGTGATTATTCCTGCTCCCTATTGGGTATCTTATCCCCCTATGGTAATGCTTGCTGGAGGTAAACCGATTATTGTGGACACTGAGGAAAAGGATGGATTTAAGTTGAGGCCGGAAGTTTTAAAGAAACATCTGGGGCCTTGGACCAAGGCCATTATTTTAAACAGCCCCTCAAACCCTACTGGTAGTGTTTACACTAAGAAAGAGCTAGAAGCCCTAGCTGAAATTCTGGTAGATAAACCTATCTGGATTATTTCAGACGATGTTTATCATAAAATTTTATTGAAAGAAAACATCAAGTGGACATCTATTGCTACTTTAAGTCCCGAACTAAAAAAGAAGACATTGATTGTAAATGCAGTCTCTAAAACTTATTCTATGACCGGCTGGCGGATTGGTTTTCTGATTGGACCCCAAGATATTATCAAAGCAACTACTAGACTCCAAAGCCAAAGTACTTCTAATCCCAGTTCTATTGCCCAAAAGGCAGCTCTGGCTGCTTTAAATGGACCTCAAGAGTTCATTCTTCAATGGATAAAGGCTCTTAAGGAGCGAGTAAAATATTTATCAAGTTTCCTTAAAACCATTCCTGGGGTAACCTGTTTTGAACCAGAAGCTGCCTTTTATGCCTTTCCTAATTTTTCTTCATATTTCTCTCCAAAAATCCCTAACTCTCTTAAATTGGCTGAATACTTATTAGAAGAAGCTAAGGTGGCTGTGGTTCCTGGTATTGCCTTTGGAAAAGAAGGTTTCATTCGTCTCTCGTTTGCCACCTCACTAGAAGTTATAGAAGAGTCATTAAATAGGATAAAAACAGCCATGGAGAAATTGCGATAA
- a CDS encoding DUF4258 domain-containing protein, translated as MKIKFSRHARRRAKLYKISEEMVKNILEGKNLSQGNQEIIEDVEGFKYPLKIVISVENDIITVITNYPFKKGRKK; from the coding sequence ATGAAGATAAAATTTTCTCGTCATGCAAGAAGAAGGGCAAAATTATATAAAATTTCAGAAGAGATGGTTAAAAATATTTTAGAAGGTAAGAATTTATCTCAAGGTAATCAAGAAATTATAGAAGATGTTGAAGGTTTTAAATATCCCTTAAAGATTGTTATTTCTGTAGAAAACGATATAATAACAGTGATTACAAATTATCCTTTTAAAAAAGGAAGAAAGAAATGA
- a CDS encoding SDR family oxidoreductase, whose product MNELNGKTAIITGASGGIGKAIAKALAREEMNLVIAARGKEVLEETAKEFTLKYKVKVLPVPCDVTKQADLENLVNIAIKEFKKIDALINSAGISSQYPFQEQPLEDIPRLVYTNYFGPVMLTRLIINHFIENKGGAIINIVSGSTLVDPPPRNFIVYTSLKQALRAFGKGLFWELRDFGIKVTSIMPGVTDTALTHKLKNISVDKSRLMGTKAIEDAIRFALTVPPNVCPLEISVINQRTPWTRPVIPYKQEHPQK is encoded by the coding sequence ATGAATGAATTAAATGGGAAAACGGCCATTATTACAGGAGCCAGTGGTGGAATTGGTAAGGCCATCGCAAAGGCATTGGCCAGAGAAGAGATGAATCTGGTCATTGCTGCCCGTGGGAAAGAAGTGCTTGAGGAAACAGCAAAGGAATTTACTTTAAAATATAAAGTAAAAGTACTGCCTGTGCCCTGTGATGTAACAAAACAGGCTGATTTAGAAAATTTAGTAAATATTGCAATTAAAGAGTTTAAAAAAATAGATGCCTTAATCAATAGTGCCGGTATCAGCAGTCAATATCCCTTTCAAGAACAACCATTAGAAGACATCCCAAGGCTTGTGTATACCAATTATTTTGGCCCGGTAATGCTTACACGTTTAATCATTAATCACTTTATAGAGAATAAAGGTGGGGCCATTATAAACATTGTTTCTGGCTCCACCTTAGTAGATCCCCCACCAAGGAACTTTATTGTCTATACCTCGCTTAAACAGGCATTAAGGGCTTTTGGAAAGGGACTTTTTTGGGAATTGAGAGATTTTGGCATAAAGGTAACCTCTATCATGCCTGGGGTCACAGATACAGCCTTAACCCATAAGTTAAAAAACATTTCTGTAGATAAATCACGTCTTATGGGCACAAAGGCCATAGAGGATGCCATAAGGTTTGCCCTTACTGTGCCACCAAATGTCTGTCCTCTGGAGATTTCAGTGATTAATCAACGTACACCTTGGACGAGACCTGTCATTCCATATAAGCAGGAGCATCCTCAAAAATGA
- the hisF gene encoding imidazole glycerol phosphate synthase cyclase subunit: protein MPCLDMQNGRVVKGVHFVDIRDAGDPVECARAYCESGADELALLDITATVEGRTTMLDVVKRVAEVTTVPFTVGGGISDVKSAELVLNAGANKVSISSAAFRKPELVEEMVKALGAEKVTVAIDVDQNPAMPSGYEVYIDGGRTATGADAIEWAKRVDGYGVPVILPTSKAADGVQTGYDLPLIKAIKEAVSADVVASGGAGKLDHFYQAVEAGATILLAASVFHFGIIKIGDLKDYLRNRGVAVR from the coding sequence ATGCCGTGCCTGGACATGCAGAACGGACGCGTTGTCAAGGGCGTCCATTTCGTGGACATACGAGACGCTGGTGATCCGGTTGAATGCGCACGAGCTTATTGTGAGTCTGGTGCAGACGAACTGGCGCTACTGGATATTACAGCCACGGTGGAAGGTAGGACCACCATGCTCGACGTAGTTAAACGCGTCGCCGAAGTCACAACTGTGCCATTCACCGTTGGCGGCGGTATATCTGATGTTAAATCGGCCGAGTTAGTGCTAAACGCGGGAGCAAACAAGGTATCCATCAGCAGTGCCGCCTTTCGGAAGCCTGAGCTGGTCGAAGAAATGGTTAAAGCGCTGGGGGCCGAGAAGGTGACGGTGGCCATCGACGTAGATCAGAACCCAGCCATGCCCTCAGGCTATGAAGTATATATTGATGGAGGACGCACAGCCACTGGTGCAGATGCGATCGAATGGGCAAAGCGCGTTGACGGATACGGTGTTCCGGTTATTCTGCCTACAAGCAAAGCGGCTGACGGCGTGCAGACCGGTTATGATCTGCCGCTGATCAAAGCGATTAAGGAAGCGGTTTCGGCCGATGTGGTGGCCTCCGGTGGCGCAGGGAAATTGGATCATTTCTATCAGGCAGTTGAAGCAGGTGCTACAATCTTACTTGCCGCGTCTGTGTTCCATTTTGGGATCATTAAAATTGGTGACTTGAAGGACTACTTACGCAACCGGGGTGTTGCTGTCCGCTGA
- a CDS encoding amidohydrolase family protein codes for MIFDAHTHWLPKKIIENAHFFSPVWGDIKRQLEVMDKLKVDKALLVYPTTDAHKRMESKEVVRIYNNSIAEIINKYPQRFVGTAILPIDDAKAMVKEFEDIKKMGFKAISLATSFEGIYLDHERFYPLYEKAEISNMPIFVHPQIIAPIGYERVKDPLLTPVIEFVFDTTMCIGKLIGAGIFNKFENLKFIFAHLGGVMPFIKERFDSIYKMLRKRNIVKDLFAMPSECLKQIYVDTSGATSHSALMCTIEMVGADHILWGSDYPGNPDIPNSIKAIEELKISEEEKKKILGENIERLLK; via the coding sequence ATGATCTTTGATGCCCACACCCACTGGTTACCCAAAAAGATCATTGAAAATGCCCACTTTTTCTCTCCTGTTTGGGGAGATATTAAAAGACAGCTAGAGGTAATGGATAAACTTAAAGTTGATAAAGCACTGCTTGTTTATCCTACTACTGACGCTCACAAAAGGATGGAATCAAAAGAAGTTGTGAGGATTTATAACAATTCCATTGCTGAAATCATAAATAAATACCCCCAAAGATTTGTGGGAACAGCTATCTTACCCATAGATGATGCAAAAGCAATGGTGAAGGAATTTGAAGACATTAAAAAAATGGGATTTAAGGCTATTTCTCTAGCCACAAGCTTTGAAGGTATCTATTTAGACCATGAAAGATTTTATCCTCTTTATGAAAAAGCAGAAATATCAAATATGCCTATTTTTGTTCATCCTCAAATTATAGCACCTATAGGTTATGAAAGAGTAAAAGACCCCTTGCTTACTCCTGTAATTGAATTTGTGTTTGATACCACAATGTGTATTGGGAAATTGATAGGAGCAGGCATATTCAATAAATTTGAAAATCTAAAATTTATCTTTGCCCATTTAGGAGGGGTAATGCCCTTTATCAAAGAGAGATTTGATAGTATATATAAAATGCTTAGGAAGAGAAATATAGTTAAAGACCTCTTTGCTATGCCTAGTGAATGTTTAAAACAGATATATGTAGATACAAGTGGAGCTACATCTCATTCTGCTCTTATGTGCACCATCGAAATGGTAGGAGCAGACCATATTTTATGGGGGAGCGATTACCCAGGCAATCCTGATATACCTAATTCAATTAAGGCCATAGAGGAGTTAAAGATCTCTGAAGAAGAAAAGAAAAAGATACTCGGTGAAAATATAGAAAGATTGTTAAAATGA
- a CDS encoding DUF2283 domain-containing protein has translation MDKPKMNYFKEEDILHLIISDEIEAGSVELSPNITIELNEKGELIGIEILEASSFIRDSILEAAQAKMLNLPKAYNKRVEPTS, from the coding sequence ATGGATAAGCCAAAAATGAACTATTTCAAAGAAGAGGATATCTTGCATCTAATCATTTCCGATGAAATAGAGGCAGGCAGTGTCGAGTTAAGCCCAAATATTACGATAGAACTAAATGAAAAGGGCGAGCTAATCGGCATAGAGATTCTGGAAGCAAGTTCCTTTATTCGTGATTCGATATTAGAAGCCGCACAAGCGAAAATGTTAAACCTGCCCAAGGCGTATAACAAGAGGGTGGAGCCGACTTCGTAA
- a CDS encoding IS110 family transposase produces MKRLSGGIDIGSDNHHIIIMDDEEQILYDQKIAHKFSEFYKAVREFREIEKREGGIISFAIEGKNGYGAPFDRILIESGFTLYNVDNLKLKQFRNVFGAEWRNDKRDAKMLAKMLKLRDYLDAENEKAFIAVEKATKINEKLKILSRHQQTLIDEKIRLQNRLRKRLLEVCPEILEIGDTDSKKMLRLLVRYPDFSRYKGLTMGALLKIKMIG; encoded by the coding sequence GTGAAAAGGTTATCTGGAGGAATCGATATTGGCAGTGATAATCATCACATAATTATCATGGATGATGAAGAACAGATTTTGTATGACCAGAAGATAGCACACAAATTCAGTGAATTTTATAAGGCAGTTAGAGAATTTAGAGAGATTGAGAAAAGAGAAGGTGGGATAATATCATTTGCAATTGAAGGAAAGAATGGATACGGAGCACCATTTGATCGGATACTTATAGAGAGCGGATTCACCTTATACAATGTAGATAATTTAAAATTAAAACAATTTCGGAATGTATTTGGGGCAGAATGGCGTAACGATAAAAGGGACGCAAAAATGTTAGCAAAAATGCTGAAATTAAGAGATTATTTAGACGCTGAAAATGAAAAGGCATTCATTGCGGTAGAGAAGGCAACAAAAATCAATGAAAAGTTAAAGATTCTGTCTCGGCATCAACAAACCCTGATAGATGAGAAGATAAGGTTGCAAAACAGGCTTCGAAAAAGGCTATTAGAAGTATGTCCTGAGATATTAGAGATTGGTGATACAGACAGCAAGAAGATGTTGAGGCTTCTGGTAAGGTATCCTGATTTTTCGAGATATAAGGGACTTACTATGGGAGCTTTACTTAAAATAAAGATGATTGG
- a CDS encoding SRPBCC family protein gives MGHTVNSILIEAPYDLVFDISNDIERWTELFGGEYKEAKILNREGNKITFQLTTNEGMSWQSFRLLFKDYYFTYAQRVEPMFPFKYMKIIWLYTPLPEGILMTWIQDFSMAEEAKFTDEQVEGFINKHSRENLKIFKEVIEKEAKK, from the coding sequence ATGGGACACACAGTAAATTCTATTTTAATCGAGGCACCTTATGATTTGGTGTTTGACATTTCAAACGATATTGAAAGGTGGACAGAGCTATTTGGGGGCGAATATAAAGAGGCAAAGATATTAAACAGAGAAGGAAATAAGATAACATTTCAATTAACTACTAATGAAGGCATGTCTTGGCAATCCTTTCGCCTTCTATTTAAGGATTATTACTTTACTTATGCCCAAAGGGTAGAACCCATGTTCCCTTTTAAATACATGAAGATCATTTGGCTTTATACTCCTTTACCTGAGGGAATACTTATGACCTGGATTCAGGATTTTTCTATGGCAGAAGAGGCAAAATTTACAGATGAGCAGGTGGAAGGTTTTATCAATAAACACTCCAGAGAAAACTTAAAGATATTTAAAGAAGTAATAGAAAAAGAGGCAAAGAAATGA
- a CDS encoding DUF2283 domain-containing protein, producing MKVYYDDEVDALYLKLGDESPEGVIEITEGVNIDTTSEDKIVGIEILNASKKIDLTSLLSYSFEFEKKILNQKQKIA from the coding sequence ATGAAAGTTTATTATGATGATGAAGTAGACGCATTGTATTTGAAGCTTGGAGATGAATCACCAGAGGGGGTTATTGAAATCACTGAGGGTGTTAATATAGATACGACCTCTGAGGATAAAATAGTAGGAATTGAAATTTTGAATGCTTCTAAGAAGATAGATTTAACCTCGCTGTTATCTTATTCCTTTGAGTTTGAGAAGAAGATACTAAATCAGAAACAAAAGATTGCCTAA
- a CDS encoding transposase, protein MKKRYLSEEEKMAIVLAGLKGEQSVAEICREHQISQSQYYKWRDRFLEAGKNALAYGVPSKKEAMLKAEIKRLQRIIGKQTVQIEVLKKTEELFGIR, encoded by the coding sequence ATGAAAAAAAGGTATCTTTCAGAAGAAGAAAAAATGGCCATTGTATTGGCAGGACTCAAAGGAGAGCAATCTGTTGCTGAAATCTGTAGAGAGCATCAAATTTCTCAGTCTCAGTACTACAAATGGCGTGATAGGTTTTTAGAAGCTGGCAAAAATGCCCTAGCTTATGGTGTTCCATCTAAAAAGGAAGCCATGCTCAAGGCAGAAATTAAAAGGCTTCAGAGAATCATAGGCAAACAGACTGTTCAGATTGAGGTATTAAAAAAAACCGAGGAGTTATTCGGGATAAGGTAG
- a CDS encoding type II toxin-antitoxin system MqsA family antitoxin — protein sequence MKCVICKQGETKFGTVTVTLTRGETTVIIKNVPAEVCQNCGEYYLSEEVTKKLLEKAEYAVESGSELDILKYAA from the coding sequence ATGAAATGTGTAATTTGTAAACAAGGAGAAACAAAATTTGGAACGGTTACGGTTACTCTCACAAGAGGAGAAACGACAGTTATCATTAAAAATGTTCCAGCTGAAGTTTGTCAGAATTGTGGTGAATATTATTTATCTGAGGAAGTTACAAAAAAACTTCTTGAAAAAGCAGAGTATGCTGTTGAGAGCGGTTCAGAGCTGGATATTCTAAAATATGCGGCCTAA
- a CDS encoding phytoene desaturase family protein: MKKQRVVIIGAGLSGLAAAAFLSKAGFQTKIFERTAYIGGRCRSVLYGNSEFGKYPFDVGPIFSGLNVVKLIKERLKEEIAFKIAPVKIHIFCKGKCPITIPPTFSELRKTGLSIFETISLSYRLWRQKQFDAYSYMSSHHDIACFLTKNQFMRNIFNMRAALFHGCLPDDMPGYTFNPKGYGRPFYPLGGMQNIPDTLLNIIKKYDGQIYTTAPVGKILIKNNKAFGVSVHGESVRADFIISSVSIVQTVLKLCKDTKFNSIFLNQIKSYKQGLQASMVFMIVDKAKINVEDGNVLYVYLPPYDLNKTMHQLFKGIYPDEPPFGVFLTRGNKAFRPATLLFYTPKGETNKQRLIQEAERLVEKAALFIPKFTSSILWKKTVTSLDYPHEIGFKSCVLPVAESKGYKKMPFKLPVKNLFNVGSSVLPAGGGTVQAVKSGLECAEFICSLSRE, encoded by the coding sequence ATGAAGAAACAGAGAGTAGTCATAATTGGTGCAGGTTTAAGTGGTTTAGCTGCTGCCGCTTTTCTTTCAAAAGCAGGTTTTCAAACAAAAATCTTTGAAAGAACCGCTTATATAGGCGGGAGATGTCGGAGTGTTTTATATGGAAACTCGGAATTTGGGAAATACCCATTTGATGTAGGCCCCATATTCTCAGGCCTTAATGTTGTTAAACTTATTAAAGAGAGACTAAAGGAGGAGATTGCCTTTAAAATAGCTCCTGTTAAAATTCATATATTTTGTAAGGGAAAGTGTCCTATAACTATACCGCCTACCTTTAGTGAGCTCAGAAAAACCGGGCTTTCCATATTTGAAACAATATCCTTGAGTTATAGATTATGGAGACAAAAACAATTTGATGCCTATTCATACATGAGTTCCCATCATGATATTGCTTGTTTTCTTACAAAAAATCAATTTATGCGAAATATATTTAATATGAGGGCCGCTCTCTTTCATGGATGTCTGCCTGACGATATGCCAGGTTATACATTCAATCCTAAAGGGTATGGCAGGCCTTTCTATCCCCTCGGAGGGATGCAAAATATACCAGATACCCTTTTAAATATCATAAAAAAATATGATGGGCAGATATACACCACTGCCCCTGTGGGTAAGATTTTAATAAAAAATAATAAGGCATTTGGGGTGTCGGTTCATGGAGAATCTGTTAGGGCTGATTTTATTATAAGTAGTGTAAGCATTGTTCAGACAGTATTAAAGCTTTGTAAAGATACAAAATTTAATTCTATATTTCTCAATCAAATTAAATCATATAAGCAAGGTTTACAGGCCTCAATGGTTTTTATGATTGTTGATAAAGCTAAAATCAATGTAGAAGATGGTAATGTGTTATATGTTTACTTGCCACCATATGACTTAAATAAAACCATGCACCAGCTTTTTAAGGGCATCTATCCAGATGAACCACCATTTGGGGTATTTTTAACTAGGGGTAATAAAGCATTTAGACCAGCAACACTTTTATTTTATACCCCCAAAGGGGAGACAAATAAACAACGCCTGATTCAAGAAGCTGAACGTCTGGTTGAAAAAGCTGCTCTGTTTATCCCGAAGTTTACCAGCAGCATTCTTTGGAAAAAGACCGTTACTTCACTGGATTATCCACATGAGATAGGATTTAAAAGCTGTGTCTTACCAGTGGCAGAAAGCAAGGGTTATAAAAAAATGCCATTTAAATTACCTGTAAAAAATCTATTTAATGTAGGCTCTTCTGTCTTACCTGCTGGTGGAGGAACAGTGCAAGCGGTAAAATCGGGCTTAGAGTGTGCTGAGTTTATTTGCTCTTTAAGCCGAGAATGA
- the lptE gene encoding LPS assembly lipoprotein LptE: MRKIFIFLFLLFFWGCSYHFSLDKIKKEPRAIKITKIYIEPFINRTPERKLENLLINKLVYECNTGEIEVVRKERAEAFLTGEFTAYEATGIAFTKGEYTATGRVRIAVKVRLTDKKKNRLWEERELSDQEEFQITTNPSQTQDNREKAISRIMQRIAEQIYEELRVAVF, translated from the coding sequence ATGCGTAAAATATTTATTTTTTTATTTTTATTATTTTTTTGGGGATGTAGTTACCATTTTAGTTTGGATAAAATAAAAAAAGAACCCAGAGCAATAAAAATCACAAAAATTTACATTGAGCCTTTCATAAATAGGACACCAGAGAGAAAGTTGGAAAATCTTTTGATAAATAAGTTGGTATATGAATGTAATACTGGAGAAATAGAGGTAGTAAGAAAAGAAAGAGCAGAGGCCTTCTTAACCGGGGAATTTACGGCCTATGAGGCTACAGGAATTGCCTTTACCAAGGGTGAATATACTGCCACTGGAAGGGTGAGAATAGCGGTTAAGGTAAGGTTAACAGACAAGAAAAAAAATAGGCTTTGGGAAGAGAGAGAATTGAGTGATCAGGAAGAATTTCAAATTACTACCAATCCTTCCCAAACCCAAGATAATAGAGAAAAGGCTATCTCTCGGATTATGCAAAGGATAGCCGAGCAAATTTACGAAGAATTAAGAGTAGCGGTTTTTTAG